Proteins from a genomic interval of Polaribacter sejongensis:
- the pta gene encoding phosphate acetyltransferase — protein sequence MSKAIYIAAIESDSGKSLVSLGLLRMMLTKSSKVGYFRPIINEVKDSKFDDHTNTAINFFNLDIDYDDCYAYKHNEVVELLSEGKADDVIHKVIKKYKKLEAKYDYVLVEGTDFSGEGGFTELDVNLMIAKNLGIPALIVGSGNGKKKKDFVNTMQLTYKSFIKKEVDVIGIIANKIEVDEVNYIQQELEKSFPENLQINVIPKIDFLAYPTVREVLQALEGKVLFGEQFLDNAIGSYSTGAMQLRNYLTRIRENALVVTPGDRADIILGALQANASTNYPKIAGIVLTGSLLPEESITKLIEGVQSTVPIISVKGGTFGITNKIGAVKSKIYASHNKKILLSLDTFDTYVNAEGLTNTLTSYNSVKLTPSMFQYNLLQKARAYKKHIVLPEGDDERIITAAARLQLLDIVDLTLLGDRNTIQLKCDQIGLQIDLDKINILNPEDSIHNDAFVKTLYEARKHKGMTETIAEDLVNDVSYFGTLMIMNGLADGMVSGAVHTTMHTIKPSLQLIKTKPGVSVVSSVFFMCLSDRVSVMGDCAVNPNPNAEQLAEIAISSAQSAEAFGIDAKIAMLSYSSGSSGKGEEVEKVRKATEIVRRLHPELKIEGPIQYDAAVDMSVAKTKMPDSEVAGQASVLIFPDLNTGNNTYKAIQRETGALAIGPMLQGLNKPVNDLSRGCTVEDIFNTVLLTAIQAHQG from the coding sequence ATGAGTAAAGCTATATATATTGCCGCAATTGAATCCGACAGTGGTAAATCTTTGGTATCATTAGGTCTTTTAAGAATGATGCTGACCAAATCTTCTAAAGTAGGATATTTTAGACCTATTATCAACGAAGTAAAAGACAGTAAATTTGATGACCACACCAATACTGCTATCAACTTTTTTAATTTAGATATCGATTATGATGACTGTTATGCATATAAGCACAATGAAGTTGTAGAGCTGCTAAGTGAAGGTAAGGCAGATGATGTAATACATAAAGTAATTAAAAAATATAAAAAGCTAGAAGCTAAATATGATTATGTTTTAGTAGAAGGTACAGACTTTTCTGGTGAAGGTGGTTTTACAGAACTAGATGTAAATCTAATGATTGCCAAAAACCTAGGTATTCCTGCTTTAATAGTGGGGTCTGGAAATGGCAAGAAAAAGAAAGATTTTGTAAACACCATGCAACTTACTTATAAGTCTTTTATCAAAAAAGAAGTTGATGTAATTGGTATTATTGCTAATAAAATTGAAGTTGATGAGGTAAACTACATTCAACAAGAATTAGAAAAAAGTTTTCCAGAAAACTTACAAATAAACGTAATTCCTAAAATTGACTTTTTAGCATATCCAACCGTTAGAGAAGTTTTACAAGCTTTAGAAGGTAAAGTATTATTTGGAGAACAATTTCTAGACAATGCCATTGGAAGTTATAGCACTGGAGCTATGCAACTGCGCAACTATTTAACAAGAATTAGAGAAAATGCTTTAGTAGTTACTCCTGGAGACAGAGCAGATATTATTTTGGGTGCTTTACAAGCAAATGCTTCTACCAACTACCCAAAAATTGCGGGTATTGTTTTAACAGGTTCTTTACTACCAGAAGAATCCATTACCAAACTAATTGAGGGGGTACAATCTACCGTGCCTATTATTTCCGTAAAGGGAGGTACTTTTGGTATTACCAATAAGATTGGCGCAGTAAAATCTAAAATTTACGCAAGCCACAACAAAAAAATATTACTATCTCTAGATACTTTTGATACGTATGTAAATGCAGAAGGTTTAACAAACACATTAACCTCATACAATTCCGTAAAGTTAACACCAAGTATGTTTCAATACAACTTGCTGCAAAAAGCAAGAGCTTATAAAAAACATATTGTTTTACCAGAGGGTGATGATGAAAGAATTATTACTGCAGCAGCGCGTTTACAATTATTAGATATTGTAGACTTAACCTTATTAGGAGATAGAAACACTATTCAGCTTAAATGTGATCAAATTGGATTACAAATAGATTTAGATAAAATAAACATTTTAAATCCGGAAGACTCTATACACAATGATGCTTTTGTAAAAACATTATATGAAGCTCGTAAACATAAAGGCATGACAGAAACCATTGCCGAAGATTTAGTAAACGATGTTTCTTATTTCGGAACCTTAATGATTATGAATGGTCTCGCAGACGGAATGGTTTCTGGTGCAGTACACACAACCATGCATACTATAAAACCATCTTTACAGTTAATTAAAACCAAACCAGGGGTATCTGTAGTTTCTTCTGTATTTTTTATGTGTTTATCAGACCGAGTTTCTGTAATGGGAGATTGTGCTGTAAATCCAAATCCTAATGCAGAACAATTAGCAGAAATAGCAATTTCTTCAGCTCAATCTGCAGAAGCTTTTGGTATAGATGCAAAAATTGCCATGTTATCATATTCTTCTGGAAGCTCTGGAAAAGGAGAAGAAGTAGAAAAAGTGAGAAAAGCTACAGAAATAGTGAGACGCTTACATCCAGAGTTAAAAATTGAAGGACCTATACAATATGACGCAGCCGTAGATATGTCTGTGGCAAAAACAAAAATGCCAGATTCTGAAGTAGCAGGACAAGCGTCTGTATTAATTTTCCCAGATTTAAATACAGGAAACAATACCTACAAAGCTATACAAAGAGAAACAGGTGCTTTAGCAATTGGCCCAATGTTACAAGGTTTAAACAAACCAGTAAACGATTTAAGTAGAGGTTGTACTGTAGAAGATATCTTTAACACCGTTTTATTAACAGCAATACAAGCACACCAAGGATAA
- a CDS encoding OmpA family protein produces MKKTTTLFLTLLMIFAFTENSEAQLWKKLKKKAEDALVKGAEDKIDKTINGETTADNESIENDDEDNELISNDTPNLWRNFRFVPGEDVIFYDDLKTEEVGEFPARWDLIKGNAEVAKLNGEKVIILMSKDGNTITPLIKSTDYLGDEFTIEYDLLIPNFRQEKIWWMTQELHFTPKFHSEDVQVRFDVNTDKLTGWASNSNFKIENIAIGAQNEWHHISISYYKGKYKMYYDSKRISNLPNFDVKPTVFGLELLCHTRSKKVHPYIALKNVRIAHGGGEMYKRIIADGKYVTNGIIFDSGKAKIKKPSLGIINKIVTILKDNSDWNFDIIGYTDNDGADDINLKLSEERANAVKEAIVEQGIETERLTVIGKGKAEPLNSNSSAEEKANNRRVAFVKK; encoded by the coding sequence ATGAAGAAAACTACTACCTTATTTTTAACATTACTAATGATTTTTGCTTTTACAGAAAATAGTGAAGCTCAATTATGGAAAAAACTTAAAAAGAAAGCTGAAGATGCACTTGTAAAAGGTGCAGAAGACAAAATTGATAAAACGATTAACGGAGAAACCACTGCTGATAATGAGAGCATAGAAAATGATGATGAAGATAATGAATTAATAAGTAACGATACTCCTAACTTATGGAGAAACTTTCGTTTTGTACCAGGAGAAGATGTTATCTTTTATGATGATTTAAAAACGGAAGAAGTTGGCGAATTTCCAGCTCGTTGGGACTTGATAAAAGGAAACGCAGAGGTAGCAAAATTAAATGGAGAAAAAGTAATCATATTAATGTCTAAAGACGGAAATACAATTACACCATTAATTAAAAGCACGGATTATCTAGGTGATGAATTTACCATAGAATATGATCTTTTAATTCCAAACTTTAGACAAGAAAAAATTTGGTGGATGACGCAAGAACTTCATTTTACGCCTAAATTTCATTCCGAAGATGTACAAGTTAGGTTTGATGTAAATACAGATAAATTAACAGGTTGGGCATCTAACAGTAATTTTAAAATTGAAAACATTGCTATTGGAGCTCAAAACGAATGGCATCACATTTCAATATCTTATTATAAAGGAAAATACAAAATGTATTACGACTCTAAAAGAATTTCTAACTTACCAAATTTTGATGTAAAACCAACCGTTTTTGGTTTAGAGTTATTGTGCCATACTAGAAGTAAAAAAGTACATCCTTATATCGCCTTAAAAAATGTTAGAATTGCTCATGGAGGCGGAGAAATGTATAAGAGAATTATTGCTGATGGAAAATATGTAACTAACGGAATTATTTTTGACAGTGGAAAAGCAAAAATTAAAAAGCCTTCACTAGGTATCATTAATAAAATAGTAACAATCTTAAAAGATAATTCTGATTGGAATTTTGATATTATAGGCTATACAGATAATGACGGTGCAGATGATATTAATTTAAAATTATCTGAAGAAAGAGCAAATGCTGTAAAAGAAGCAATTGTAGAACAGGGTATAGAAACGGAAAGATTAACCGTTATTGGTAAAGGAAAAGCAGAACCTTTAAACAGTAATAGTTCTGCAGAAGAAAAAGCAAATAACAGACGTGTTGCTTTTGTTAAAAAATAG
- a CDS encoding acyl-CoA carboxylase subunit beta: MDINFNKNEDYNKLLASDLKRRFAKVKLGGGQKRIDKLHEKGKMTARERVDYLLDSNSKSIEIGAFAGEDMYAEHGGCPSGGVVVKMGYVKGKQCIVVANDATVKAGAWFPITGKKNLRAQEISIENRLPIIYLVDSAGVYLPLQDEIFPDKEHFGRIFRNNAIMSSMGITQISAVMGSCVAGGAYLPIMSDEALIVDKTASIFLAGSYLVKAAIGESIDNETLGGATTHCEISGVTDYKAKDDKDALDKIKFIIDKIGDYDKAGFSKTEAFPPKENEDDIFGILPKERNAQYDMLEIIKRLVDNSEFEQYKEGYGKTIITGYARIDGWAVGIVANQRKLVKTQKGEMQFGGVIYNDSADKSTRFIANCNQKKIPLVFLQDVTGFMVGSKSEHGGIIKDGAKMVNAVSNSVVPKFTIVIGNSYGAGNYAMCGKAYDPRLIVAWPSAELAVMSGNSAAKVLLQIETASLKKRGEEITPEKEAELFDKIKSRYDKQISPYYAAARIWTDAVINPLRTRDWVSMGIEAANHAPITKKFNMGILQV; encoded by the coding sequence ATGGATATCAACTTCAACAAAAACGAAGATTACAATAAATTGTTAGCATCAGATCTAAAAAGAAGATTTGCCAAAGTAAAATTAGGTGGTGGTCAAAAAAGAATTGACAAACTGCATGAAAAAGGTAAAATGACCGCAAGAGAAAGAGTTGATTATCTTCTTGACAGCAATTCTAAATCAATAGAAATTGGTGCTTTTGCAGGTGAAGATATGTATGCAGAACATGGCGGTTGTCCTTCTGGAGGCGTTGTTGTAAAAATGGGATACGTAAAAGGAAAGCAATGTATAGTGGTAGCAAACGATGCTACTGTAAAAGCAGGTGCATGGTTCCCTATTACTGGAAAAAAGAATTTACGAGCTCAAGAAATATCCATAGAAAATAGATTACCTATTATTTACTTAGTAGATTCTGCGGGTGTTTATCTGCCTTTGCAGGATGAAATTTTTCCAGACAAAGAACATTTTGGTCGTATTTTTAGAAATAACGCTATTATGAGTAGTATGGGAATAACACAAATTTCTGCTGTTATGGGAAGTTGTGTTGCAGGTGGTGCGTACTTACCAATTATGAGTGATGAAGCTTTGATTGTAGATAAAACTGCCAGTATTTTTCTTGCTGGAAGTTATCTTGTTAAAGCAGCTATTGGCGAATCTATAGATAATGAAACTTTAGGAGGCGCAACTACACATTGCGAAATTTCTGGAGTTACAGACTACAAAGCAAAAGACGATAAAGATGCGCTTGATAAAATAAAATTCATTATTGATAAAATTGGTGATTATGACAAAGCAGGTTTTAGTAAAACCGAAGCTTTTCCGCCAAAAGAAAATGAAGATGATATTTTCGGAATCCTTCCGAAGGAAAGAAACGCTCAATATGATATGTTAGAAATCATAAAGCGTTTGGTAGACAATTCAGAATTTGAACAATACAAAGAAGGCTACGGAAAAACAATTATTACTGGTTACGCTCGTATTGATGGTTGGGCTGTTGGTATTGTTGCCAATCAACGTAAACTAGTAAAAACACAAAAAGGAGAAATGCAATTTGGAGGCGTTATCTATAACGATTCCGCAGATAAATCTACCCGTTTTATAGCCAATTGTAATCAGAAAAAAATACCGTTGGTTTTCTTACAAGATGTTACCGGTTTTATGGTCGGATCAAAATCTGAACATGGTGGAATTATAAAAGATGGTGCAAAAATGGTAAATGCAGTAAGTAATTCTGTAGTTCCAAAATTTACAATTGTTATTGGTAATTCTTACGGAGCAGGAAATTATGCCATGTGTGGTAAAGCATACGACCCAAGGTTAATTGTTGCGTGGCCAAGTGCAGAACTAGCAGTAATGAGTGGCAATTCTGCTGCTAAAGTATTGCTACAAATAGAAACGGCATCCCTAAAAAAACGTGGAGAAGAAATAACACCAGAAAAAGAAGCTGAGTTATTCGATAAAATAAAATCGCGTTATGACAAACAGATTTCACCTTATTATGCCGCTGCCAGAATATGGACAGACGCTGTAATTAACCCGTTAAGAACTAGAGATTGGGTTTCTATGGGTATTGAAGCTGCAAACCACGCTCCTATTACAAAAAAATTTAATATGGGCATTTTACAGGTGTAG
- a CDS encoding T9SS type B sorting domain-containing protein yields MRKSFPHVLLLFFCFITFQNINAQLSRKHFIPPLTYAEVGNANPEEQYIYISTPSNQNVSYTVTQVGSTTPITGIITNTSPKEISIGTGNSQLFVDSRQTSIVHSDKGYIIEASDVVYVSVRVLAGSRAQAGALVSKGASALGTTFRAGMFTNQNPQTNYLNFISVMATEDNTTVDFDDLPTGILIKNYSGSLPISVTLNEGESYVVATNSFDNTINRDGLIGTLITSDKPIVVNIGSANGSFHNGSGRDYGIDQIVGVDKIGSEYIFVKGDGSNGWENVLIVAHENNTDIFINGNITAETTLNAGEYYLIEGNEYNSNGNMYVKTSNPVFAYQGIGANTSEANQGLFFVPPLSCENRGKVDNIPNIEDIGATAFDGGITIVTNIGATVNINAQPISTYSTSGPYDVQGNPNYVTYKVTNLTGNISIESSGELYCAYFNQNGAASSGSFFSGFPSNPEIKFDVAIATLGNCLGNGLELQVANSDLFDTFEWFFNNVSTGIITPKITPTKPGNYKLVGTIGCDPLNLKTFESVEIPVSICPDDYDNDGIIDNLDIDIDNDGILNIDESLGNKIIDLTNISSPVVQEDLTPITANLASENTTFSGDANGNFVSTANTGTISNSRYTLTFTDDNINFKLTQNTTKDHTISSEEYFILRLSQANKNITLVDPDNQILVDSNFDDEFEDDFTQFSSSVIKFKFKSNLVGNTSTFQFVASQINNITFEHYNNNSSAISTFNGTLGLTCFSLDSDGDGIENMFDLDSDNDGIPDLYDAYGQNITLSNVDANLDGLDDIFDSISTNLDTDGDGVKNYLDYDSDNDGIFDSTEAGHNLDLNFDGVIDVFKDINQNGLADALENDTSIQTLSLNYTISDTDEDKIFNFVDSDSDGDDCFDVIEAGFTGNGSGKLFANLFEVDANGKVKNSDGYINPINANYTTSAPIIITTFNDVTFCEGDTETVTIDANADNFEWEFSTDGTIWNTVSDDTFYSGSTTNSLQITNTPLSYDNYQYRVVLSKTGNTCGLTSDAIVLMVNPKPVIVNNPAELFQCDNDADLQTTFNLTEAEISITNKTGVTFKYYATELDAENGTSEVADNTSYFVDTTGEAWVRTISNTTGCYAISKINLMVSYAPNETFNDTISQCDDFLDSEGNDTINNDDSDGITFFDISNIPGKISTDSDMKIEFYETDDARTRSLKEITETQNLSTYRNKNHPYSAGNLVTIFYKLISITNNNCQGIGEFYLEVNKIPEFTVEGELPNEPIIICAENIPYTLNVLNPNETYTYQWTNKNGDDLGSTKNLDISNAGEYTVTASTNSCSRSRTITVYKSDFDNLEESFVTIIDDLSIINSNLNIRIDIPRNPLINEEFQYALEDENGMTIRSFQDSNIFEDIEGGIYKIIVENKNGCGSSKLVVSVIQFPKFFTPGGDAKNNTWAVKGVNTTLYQSNSTINIFNRYGTLVAQTTINSDGWDGTYNGKLLPSNDYWFSVQLTPIDTEKKPILKKGHFSLLRK; encoded by the coding sequence ATGCGCAAAAGTTTCCCCCACGTATTATTACTTTTTTTCTGTTTTATTACTTTTCAAAATATAAATGCACAATTAAGTAGAAAGCATTTTATTCCGCCATTAACTTACGCTGAAGTAGGAAATGCAAATCCTGAGGAACAATATATTTATATTTCTACTCCAAGCAATCAAAATGTAAGTTATACAGTTACACAAGTTGGTTCTACTACACCTATTACCGGTATTATCACTAATACTTCTCCGAAAGAAATATCTATTGGTACAGGAAACAGTCAGCTTTTTGTAGATTCAAGACAAACAAGTATTGTGCATTCCGATAAAGGCTATATAATTGAAGCTAGTGATGTTGTGTATGTTTCTGTAAGAGTTTTAGCTGGTTCTCGTGCACAAGCCGGTGCATTGGTTAGTAAAGGTGCTTCTGCTTTAGGAACAACTTTTAGAGCAGGAATGTTTACAAATCAAAACCCTCAAACCAATTACTTAAATTTTATTTCTGTGATGGCTACAGAAGATAATACAACAGTAGATTTTGATGATTTACCAACTGGAATTTTAATCAAAAATTATTCTGGGAGTTTACCAATTTCTGTTACTTTAAATGAAGGCGAAAGCTATGTTGTAGCTACAAATTCTTTTGATAACACGATAAATAGAGATGGTCTAATTGGTACTTTAATTACTTCAGATAAACCTATTGTTGTAAATATAGGTTCTGCAAACGGAAGTTTTCATAATGGAAGTGGTAGAGATTATGGAATAGACCAAATTGTAGGAGTAGATAAAATTGGTTCTGAATATATTTTTGTGAAAGGTGACGGTTCTAATGGTTGGGAAAATGTATTAATTGTTGCACATGAAAATAATACTGATATTTTTATTAACGGGAATATTACTGCTGAAACAACTTTAAATGCAGGAGAGTATTATTTGATTGAAGGAAATGAGTACAATTCTAATGGGAATATGTATGTAAAAACTTCGAATCCGGTTTTTGCATATCAAGGAATTGGAGCAAACACAAGTGAAGCAAATCAAGGTTTATTTTTTGTTCCGCCTTTAAGTTGTGAAAACCGAGGTAAAGTAGATAATATTCCTAATATTGAAGATATCGGCGCTACAGCTTTTGATGGTGGTATTACTATTGTTACAAACATAGGAGCTACTGTTAATATTAATGCTCAACCTATTTCTACCTATAGCACTTCAGGACCATATGATGTACAAGGAAACCCAAATTACGTTACCTATAAAGTAACCAATTTAACAGGTAATATTTCTATTGAAAGTAGCGGAGAATTGTATTGCGCTTATTTTAACCAAAACGGTGCTGCTTCTTCTGGTAGTTTCTTTTCTGGTTTTCCTTCTAACCCTGAAATAAAATTTGATGTAGCTATTGCTACTTTAGGAAACTGTCTTGGTAATGGTTTAGAATTACAAGTTGCAAATTCTGACTTATTTGATACTTTTGAATGGTTTTTCAACAATGTTTCAACAGGAATTATTACTCCTAAAATTACACCTACTAAGCCAGGAAACTACAAATTAGTTGGTACCATTGGTTGTGATCCGCTCAACTTAAAAACTTTTGAATCTGTAGAAATCCCAGTTAGTATTTGTCCTGATGATTATGATAACGACGGCATTATAGACAACTTAGATATTGATATAGACAATGATGGAATTTTAAATATTGATGAATCTTTAGGAAACAAAATCATCGATTTAACAAATATTAGTTCTCCAGTTGTACAAGAAGATTTAACTCCAATTACAGCTAATTTAGCATCAGAAAACACCACTTTTAGTGGAGATGCAAATGGTAATTTTGTTAGTACGGCTAATACTGGTACTATATCAAACTCTAGATACACTTTAACATTTACTGATGATAATATCAACTTTAAATTAACTCAAAATACTACAAAAGATCACACTATTTCTTCTGAAGAATATTTTATCCTAAGATTATCTCAAGCAAATAAAAATATTACATTAGTAGATCCTGACAACCAGATTTTAGTAGACTCTAATTTTGATGATGAATTTGAAGATGATTTTACGCAGTTTTCATCATCAGTTATTAAATTTAAGTTTAAGTCAAATTTAGTAGGGAATACAAGTACATTTCAATTTGTAGCCAGTCAAATTAACAATATCACTTTTGAACATTATAATAACAATAGCAGTGCTATTTCTACATTTAATGGAACATTAGGTTTAACATGTTTCTCTTTAGATTCAGACGGTGACGGAATTGAAAATATGTTCGATTTGGATTCTGATAACGACGGAATACCGGACTTATATGACGCTTATGGTCAAAATATTACTTTATCAAACGTAGACGCAAATCTTGATGGTTTAGATGATATTTTTGATTCCATTTCAACAAATTTAGATACCGATGGAGATGGCGTTAAAAACTACTTAGATTATGATTCTGATAATGATGGAATTTTCGACTCCACAGAAGCTGGACATAATTTAGACTTAAATTTCGACGGTGTTATTGATGTTTTTAAAGACATCAACCAAAACGGATTGGCAGATGCTTTAGAAAATGATACTTCTATACAAACATTGTCACTTAATTATACAATTTCGGATACAGATGAAGATAAGATTTTCAATTTTGTTGATTCAGATTCTGATGGTGATGATTGTTTTGATGTTATTGAAGCTGGTTTTACTGGAAATGGTTCTGGTAAATTATTTGCAAATCTTTTTGAAGTTGATGCCAATGGTAAGGTTAAAAACTCTGATGGATATATAAATCCTATTAACGCCAATTACACAACCTCTGCCCCTATTATTATAACAACATTTAACGATGTTACTTTTTGTGAAGGTGATACAGAAACAGTTACTATAGATGCTAATGCAGATAATTTTGAATGGGAATTTTCTACTGATGGTACAATATGGAACACAGTCTCTGACGATACTTTTTATTCTGGTAGTACTACAAATTCATTACAAATTACAAATACACCTTTATCTTATGACAACTATCAATACAGAGTCGTTTTAAGTAAAACAGGAAATACATGTGGTTTAACTTCTGATGCAATTGTTTTAATGGTAAACCCAAAACCTGTTATTGTAAATAATCCAGCAGAATTATTTCAATGTGATAACGATGCAGACCTGCAAACAACTTTTAACCTTACGGAAGCAGAAATTAGCATTACCAACAAAACAGGTGTAACTTTTAAATATTATGCAACAGAACTGGATGCTGAAAATGGAACATCCGAAGTTGCAGACAATACAAGTTATTTTGTAGATACTACTGGTGAAGCTTGGGTAAGAACAATTTCTAACACAACAGGCTGTTATGCTATTTCTAAAATTAATTTAATGGTTAGTTACGCTCCTAATGAAACTTTTAATGACACAATTTCTCAATGTGATGATTTTCTAGATTCTGAAGGAAATGATACTATAAACAATGACGATTCAGATGGAATTACCTTTTTTGATATAAGTAATATTCCAGGTAAAATTTCTACAGATTCTGATATGAAAATTGAATTTTACGAAACGGATGATGCTAGAACAAGATCTTTAAAAGAAATTACAGAAACACAAAATTTATCAACCTATAGAAACAAAAATCACCCGTATTCAGCTGGAAATCTTGTAACTATTTTTTACAAATTAATCAGTATTACAAATAACAATTGTCAAGGAATTGGTGAATTTTATTTAGAGGTAAATAAGATTCCAGAATTTACAGTTGAAGGGGAATTACCTAATGAACCTATAATTATTTGTGCAGAAAATATTCCTTACACATTAAATGTATTAAACCCTAATGAGACATACACTTACCAATGGACCAATAAAAATGGAGATGATTTAGGAAGTACAAAAAACTTAGATATTAGTAATGCTGGAGAATATACAGTTACAGCATCCACAAACAGTTGTTCTCGTTCTAGAACTATCACCGTTTATAAATCAGATTTCGATAATTTAGAAGAAAGTTTTGTTACCATTATAGATGATCTTTCTATTATAAATTCTAATTTAAACATCAGAATAGACATTCCTAGAAATCCTTTAATTAACGAAGAATTTCAATATGCATTAGAAGATGAAAACGGAATGACAATTCGCTCTTTTCAAGACAGTAATATTTTTGAAGATATAGAAGGCGGAATTTATAAAATAATTGTTGAAAATAAAAATGGTTGTGGTTCTTCTAAGCTAGTGGTTTCTGTTATTCAGTTTCCAAAATTCTTTACTCCAGGCGGGGATGCAAAAAATAATACTTGGGCTGTAAAAGGAGTTAATACCACCTTATATCAATCAAACAGCACTATTAATATCTTTAACAGATATGGTACATTAGTAGCACAAACAACCATAAATAGTGACGGTTGGGATGGTACCTACAATGGTAAACTCCTTCCTTCTAACGACTATTGGTTTTCTGTACAACTAACACCTATTGATACCGAGAAAAAGCCAATTCTTAAAAAAGGACATTTTTCTTTATTGCGAAAATAA
- a CDS encoding ABC transporter permease: protein MLRLLTIEFHKLKHNSASKVLSLIYFGLLTSIALIAVIKFDIGPIKFHLADMGIFNFPYIWHFNTYVASILKFFLLLVIVSMMANEYSYKTLKQNLIDGLSKKEFILSKFYTVVVFALISTIFVFVVSLILGLIYSDYNEFSIITTDLVYLLAFFIKLVGFFSMGLFFGILVKRSAFAVGAMVVWLIAESMFKGYLFWTFRDADKTGESVDAIMQFLPLEAISNLIKEPFSRLGAVKSVASQIGESFTKSYDVHFSSILIVCFWTFIFVYLSYRLLQKRDL, encoded by the coding sequence ATGTTAAGACTACTTACTATAGAATTTCATAAATTAAAACACAACAGTGCCAGTAAAGTATTATCACTTATTTACTTTGGCCTACTTACCTCTATTGCATTAATTGCAGTGATAAAATTTGATATTGGTCCAATAAAATTCCATTTAGCAGATATGGGTATTTTTAATTTTCCATACATCTGGCATTTTAATACTTACGTGGCTTCAATTTTAAAGTTTTTCTTACTCTTGGTTATTGTTTCTATGATGGCTAATGAGTATAGTTACAAAACGTTAAAGCAAAATTTAATTGACGGTTTAAGTAAAAAAGAATTTATACTCTCTAAATTTTATACAGTAGTTGTATTTGCTTTAATTTCAACCATTTTTGTATTTGTTGTCTCTTTAATTTTAGGTCTGATATATTCAGATTACAATGAATTTTCTATAATCACTACAGATCTAGTCTACTTATTAGCTTTTTTTATAAAACTAGTTGGTTTCTTTTCTATGGGGTTATTTTTTGGAATTTTAGTAAAACGTTCTGCTTTTGCTGTTGGTGCTATGGTAGTTTGGCTTATAGCAGAAAGTATGTTTAAAGGATATTTATTTTGGACTTTTAGAGATGCAGACAAAACAGGTGAATCTGTAGATGCTATTATGCAATTTTTACCTCTAGAAGCTATATCAAACTTAATAAAAGAACCTTTTTCTAGATTAGGTGCTGTAAAGTCTGTAGCTAGCCAAATAGGAGAAAGTTTCACAAAAAGTTACGATGTACATTTTTCTTCTATTCTTATTGTTTGTTTCTGGACATTCATATTTGTTTACCTTTCTTACAGATTGCTACAAAAGAGAGATTTATAA